The sequence below is a genomic window from Pempheris klunzingeri isolate RE-2024b chromosome 12, fPemKlu1.hap1, whole genome shotgun sequence.
gtgttttcagtctgtaACATCCAAACGCAATGTGACAAACACTGGACTGAGAGATGAAGCACATTAATCTGCCGGGCCATTAAAACTGAATTTTACCAAATAGTTTTCTGATAAATATTCCAGATGAATGCAGGATCTGTcaatattgtttatttgtacTGTTTTCATCTCATGCTTGTGTGCATATAGGAAATTTATGGTCTGTGCAAACATCTCTGAATCTTTAAGTGAGCGTGTATTTTGCTTTATACAGAAGATTTCTTTGCAAATGACCATTAAAGTATCAAATTCCAGGCCCATCTATCCAGCCTCATCCACAGTACGAGCCAGCCAGCTTTTAAAGAGGGTGTGGGCGTAATGGACTTGGCTCTTTTTTTCAGAATACTTTATGTTTCAGATTtagaatacaacaaaaacactatacagaaacactgacagccCAAATATACAAAAGTAATGGCCTGCTTTAGTGATGCAGGCTCTAAGCACCCATATTACAAGCATTTAAAAgcatatttacattaaaaataaaaatcctatCTTGCTGGCTGGGAAGGAAACCATCAAGATCCTTGCGTCTCAATGATTACCTCTCCAGAGTGAcatctgtgtgcctgtgtgacaTCATGAACCTATTAAACAATTGAGAGAAAGGCTAATCCAACCAAGAGTTGTATTTCTTTTGAGGTTACTTCGTCTACTGTCTTCTACTGTCACTGATGGACATCATTGGGAATTTATACCTGATAAATCTTTCACGTTTACCCAAAATCTTCAAACCTGTGGGCACGAACGATAGTTTGATCTCAGTATAGCCTCCCACTGATCTGTTGTAACAAGTTCACCCAGATCTTTCTCCCATTGTACTTTAATGGACATTACAGTCAAAAAAGGTATGGCCTGATAAACTATACAGTTCCTAGACGGCTCCTCTGTGGCTAATCGAATATCAATACTTTCATTATTACCAAGAGTGATGTTTTTAAGTATGTGGTTGTGCTGAGCAGATTTTCCCTGCAAATACTGGAAATCAACATGTATCTCAAGTTCATGTAAATGTATTACATCTCCATTCTTTAGTGTTGGTGTGTCATCGTATGACGTTAGAGATGCTGTAAATGATCACTTCTTTCATATGGGACAAGAAGGCAAGGATAAACCACTGATAATATGACAATATGAAATAATTCATGAGTTTTTGATGAGCTTGTCATACTCTGGGTGCTACCAGAAGGAAGCTGGACAAACAATCTTATGttcaagcttcttcagttacctGCACCCACATGATTGGTCTTGTAAGCACCAGATATTGGAAACACCATTGTAAGTAATATAAATTCACATCTGGCATCCCTAACTCAGTTTTGGTCCATGGAACATCTCATTTATATGCTGATTGTAAGCTTTTAATCTTTAAATCGGAGCACCGAAAATAGTTTTCTagtacattcattttaaaaacgtATGCGCTCTCCTACAGTGATAACAGTGaatttttccttcttttcaaaTCTTACTGACCTTGTCAGTAAGATACCATCAGCTTAAAGGTTAGCTTTAAAGCTGTGACTGAAATGTGTGATACCGGTTATGTTCTAGCACAGGCAAGGGGCTCAAGTGCTAATGTAAAGACAACTGGTGAGGCAGCCCTGTCTGGTGGATCTGACAAGCTGGAAAAGGGGAGATATTAAACCATTAGTTTTGACACATGCAGTGGTTATAGTAAAAAGCAAACTTTGGCAGGATGTGAAATAGATGAGATCACTATATCCTGCTTCAATCGAAGACAAAGTCTTTTCATATTATGAGCAGCATGGCGTCAAGCAATGAAACTCATGtgatgtaaatgaataaatgaagacGCATTGCACGAATCAACACGGTCTAATCATTATTAACAGCTTTGCCTGATTTTGGTAACAGGGAAATAACATCTGTGCTCATATTGCTGGGCATGGACTGAGTGGCAATAATATTCCCGTATAATAAGGTCAGGATTGGAGAATTGGAGCTGGTTCGTGAGAGGAGGACAATGAAATGAGAACTAGAGAATGAATGAGGCACGGTGAGATTGCAAAGACGGGGGATGGTAGGAAATGAGTTGGTCCAAGATGTAAATCATGTAGAAGCTGATATCCAGCTTTAAAGTCTGTCTTTGATATCTGCTGACTTTGGGATTGATGACAGGAAAGTTGTAAATTGAAGCTTTTGATTAGCTCCTGATTTACACCCACATGTTGGGTGCTGCTTTGCTGCTCCCTTGTTCaatgtgtatatatttaattcTGACAGGAACATAACAACTGGTGCTTATATCTGGCCCCTCTGGATCGCAGTGATCATAaacctcctgctctctctctctctctctctcacacacacacacacacacacacacacacctctttcaCCAGTGAGGGCCTCACTCACCCCCTAAATCTTTACCTTTATCTTAAACTTTACTCCAAAATTGACCATGACCATAATTTTCCAACCTGAACTGTAAACCTTCAAGTGTTTAACAACCCATCTTCCCCAAAAAGTTTCCACTTTTTAGCCCCAAAAGTCATACCAGttgtaaagcacacacacacacacacacacacacacacacacaaacacacacacacacacacacacacacactgcacgcTAATGAAGTTTCCCAGGCAGGATGGGAAGGCAGTTTTGTTCCTGGCACACTGCCTGGAGGTTTCAGCTGTAATGCAGGTCTACTACTCAATTGGAAAAGGGTGGATATTAATCATTGGTCTAATCTCCCGCAGGGTCACAAAAAGTCTCATAATGAGAGGGTTTATTCCATCCCTTCATACTGTCCATATTACAGTCATTCCCCTTCTCCAGTTACTTGCACTCTTTGCAAAAATGAGTGAAAGgttatgaaatattaaaaatgtaggAAAGAACAAAAACTCAATAGCCAGGATTAGTTGGCTGTTCATTTTCTGTACTTAGAACTTTTATGAAAAGGTAATTGCTGTGTAAGAGGTACAGGTGATGACCTTTATTTGAGAAAGACTGCAGCAGACTTGTTAAGCAAAGGTGGTTTTAAGTTAAGCTTTCACACCAAACACTTACTAAGTATTTTGTCATAAAGGTACAGGATTaattcattttcctcctctgagcaCCTTATTCCCCAGGATTTCTGTCCACATTTGTGTAGAGTAAAATGATGCCAGAAGACCAAGAAAATATCTATGTGTTTGTCCCTGCTGAAGAGACATTACTTGTGTGCTTTATCTTGGATGTTTCCACTCCACCGGCAAGCCTATCTGAGcagtagagacagagaagagaacaAAGGACAgaaagtgggagaaaaaaagctATGAGGTTTGTAGGAGGGGGTGCAGGCACTAAAGAAGATGAGAGTGAAGGGCTTAGTGGAGGAGAACAATGGGCGGCAGGGCAAAGATGAGTTGACTGTGGGAGTGTTCCTGTTTGACGAGGGTGAATGTACTTCCTGGACCTTTTCACCATTTGGCTGAGCTCCTGCGTAATCACAGGAGAGAACAGATGTGTGCTATCGACCAAATGAGTCTCTTGCATCAGCATGGACACAGGAAGAGACCGTGGTGAGATTAAAAGATGCCAATTACTGTGTCAGGCACCGTTTAagtatacaaacacacaccgacgCAGATGCAGTTGGATCACATGAGGGAATGGAATGAATTGTCTCTGCTAACAGATCACAGAAGGGTCCTATATGGTCACAGAGGCAAAGTGATGATGAGCTGCGATGTGAGATGTAGTGGGTGTTGGGCAGGCCTGTTCTGACTGACCTGAGTATCACAGTGATGCAGCATCACCGTGAACAGAGAGTTTATATAGAGATATAAACCTGATGGTGGCACAGAAGGGTAATGGGTTGTATTATGCAGAATGGGATAGATTATCAAACCTTATtctgtagttgttgttgttgtcactaTCCTAAAAACACTAAGTTGGACCATCTGgtcaaaatatacaataaataacttattttatgtgtgttgaGCCAAATTGTGTCTCTACTTGTTCCAgtctcagaaacacacaacagctgctgtgcaatacttttttgttttcagagatATGGATAAACGCCTTAAAACCCCTAAAGGTGTGAAATTgaagtataaaataaatatacagtggAGAAAACTAAAGGCATTGTATTCCAGAAATGTTAGGGTCCGTCTGTCAGCTACGGGCCCTCGTGGGTATTTAATATCTTTATTCGCCTCATTTTGTACATGATCGTTAATTTCCACAACTTACTGAAACACGTTTTTACTACTTCTAAGGGATGTGTATTGTGatctttatgtgtgtatttgcagaCAGGACACAGAATTTATAGTCACTGTAAAGGACTCTAGAGGGATTCAACAACATAGCATAACAACAAGCTGTTTCAGTTACACTGCTTTTCCCTTTACTCTCTGAAAATCATCTCACTTGTATTGTAGGAACAAGATTCTCACCACAGTAGAAGAACAACCTTGGGATGATCAGATCTTCCTCAAGATAGAAATTGCAGGTTTCTCCTAATTGCTGATCTAtcaataatattataatataaacaataaacatttccattttctttcattataaGAGAATTCTCTCAAGAGTCCTTCGCTTGTGAAGTGGGTGCCATAGTCTCTGATCAAAGCGCGCCCACCTGCAGGTCTTATTGCGGTTAAAAGAGAGCAGACGTCTATTTATGTGCTCGTGTCTCAGAGAAAACAAGTCAAGCAGTTTATGTGAAtgtttaatatgtgtgtgtgtgtgtgtgtgtgtgtgtgacagacctCATGCTGCTCTCACGTCTGACTTGGCAGCGCCATCTCcatgactctcacagtgagGACAGATGGCAAGGACTTACCCCACTAAGTagccctccaacacacacacacacaaacacccagtCGTGATGCGCAACGCAAGAACTTCCTTGGCACCCACTGATTTGTCTCTCAATCCAACAATGAGTCACTCATAGCAATGCTCTCCCACCAATGAATTTGGCTGGGAGCATGCTTTGATAAATCACCTGAAGTCAGCAAGTCACACCACAGCGCCCGCTGCTCTTTTCTAGTGATGCGTCTCACTGAGCTCTGCTGCCCACTTCAAGCCAAACAAGAACCTGGAACTGACTGTAGCTTCTAATGTCGGTTCAGCTTTCACCTCCCTGAGGCAATTTGCATTATAAAAGCATTTTCTCATCTCTAGTAACATATTACACTGACAGTCCTGATCAAAAGCACTGCTTCACATTCGGCACTGGAATAATTATCTTCGTGTCCACCCTGAGCTTATATGTATCTGAGGAGCCATTTTTAGCTCCATCGCTGCATGAACATCATATATGAGAAATAGTCACCGGTTCAAATGatgttctttcatttttttccataaCTTGAGTGACGTGCTGTTGTCAGACAATACATCTTAAACGCgcagtaataataattaacTCAACATTCAGCCAAAATGAGACAGCTTGTCAGGCTTTGTGTTAAAGTAATGCAAAGCTGATATGTGTGCACTTCTATGTGTGGGTGGATGAGTGTGCACGTCTGAATATGGTGcatgtgtgagactgtgtgggTGGACAACGGTTTGTTGAATTGTGCAAGGCCAAACAAATCGCATTTACTGCTGAAACATGTCACTGTGCAGCATATACATGTGGCTGTGTACTTACAGTGTGCTTCAAAGACTTGCATGTTTTGAGGTTTATTGCAATGTGTAAAAAAATTAACTTCatttaaaagcacatttgtttTATAAATGCAAATTGGCATTGCTCTTGAGCTTCAATAAAAGTACTGAGGACCCACTTAGGTTGAGAAACTGTTACATACAGTCCGAGCCTGACACTTTTATGCCTTATTGAGTTTATTTTGATGACTCTGTACATTGGGtttgtaatatatatattgattttatttcctaTACTGTGTCTGCATACAACCGGATTTACCTCAGTTGTTTTCTTATCAGCACTGATGAAATCTTCAGACAGATGCCAGATTTACACAATATGCAAATGCTTCCACATCAAAAGACATGGAAGGTCACTGAATAACTAATTGAGTATGAAAATGTGAATCATCATGTTATGGCCTTTGCACACCTGCGGCAGTTTAAGGACCGGCATGGACAGCGATCTACATACCATCATAAAAACACCACAAGGGATATCGTTTGGAAGACTGATGATCATCTTTAACATTACTGAGACTTGGAGAATCTGAAACAAGGATCAGTCTTATGAACATACAAACATTGACGAAGAGaaattttaatcaaatcaaaacaaaaatttcAATCAAGCTCACACAGCTCCATTAGTTGATAAAAATACATGACAGATGGTGGAACACCACTTTCTACAAACTTCTTATTATCGTCTCTGGTTAATGTTTCGATCTTGAGGCCCTTCCTGCTCTCTCATCTTTCACCTTTGTAGCAACCTTTGCAGTGTTGGCAAGGTCATACAAGACTGGAGCAGCAGTTCTCATTTAGATTTCAGAGGAAAACTCAATATGTTTGGCCGAAAATCAGGCTGAATgtccagaaaaaaagaaaaaaaaaaaatcctacaaaaaaatgttctgttaaGTCCAGTGCAGTCTAGGCGTCATCGGGTTTGTCTGCCGGTGGTCCACATGGCTGAAGCATCTTCTCCATCAGGTTGAAGCGGACTCGCGCCTTGCTCTCGTTCTCAGCGATGGAGAAGTAGTTGAGAAGGTCAAAATGTCCCATGTAGGAGCAGTAAGAGTCTCGGTGCTGGTTGACCAACCATTCCCACTTGCTGGTGTCAGCGTGTCCTGTGCCGATGTACTTGGACTGAAGATGCTCCAGTTGGCTGTGGATGTTGTATCTGTCTGTCATTCTTGCTGAGATGAGTGTCAGAGGCTCTGCtcagagaagggggggggggaaagtcagaatgctatataaatatataagttTGTGCAGAATTCAGAAAAGGCAGACAGATGACTGGCTTAGTCAATGCAAAATTACAGCTTTCTCGCTGGACTGGGTCTCACTGGATAGTCTGTGATGCATTTGTAATTTCAAAGATGAACACATAAGTCTGTTATTTGattcaaaaccaaaacatttgcGGTGTCagaatcaaaaaacaaaacaaaaaaaacactcaaaacctGTTTTTGGTAGTTCCTTTTATCATTATAACCTGTGTACTCACTTGAAAACAAAAGTTGCACATTTtcctttcagtttgtttgtcttttaatttaaaaccaaaaatagaaaaacaaaataaagcgGTCTATTCATTATTAGTTTCCAATCGAAAAACTCCTTTTGTCATCTCTCATTTCGGACAGTAGAACAGTGGACAGACAGGGGGCTGAAGTGTAAAAAAGCCTAAATAAATGCAAACCTAGGCTTCATAAATAAAGATCTTATTTGTACTTACACACTACAAGTAGCTAATCTAATACTACAGCCCTGTAATACTTCCTCCCTTTATAAAGGTTGTCATTCAATTTTTGATTTAACTGTTTAAGCAAGGTATAGTATGTATGTACAGAACCAGCACaatgtatatatactgtatgatacACATGTAACATATGTCACAAAGCAAGAAagatctttatttatatgtatgcaTCTACCTGTCTATCTAGAGAACAGACCCCGTGTTACCATAAAACTTTACACTTTTGTAGAATGGTCTTTCTATCCTCTAGGATtctttttcacttcacttctgcCTGTCCACTGTTCTACGGACCCAAACTAAAAGGAACTGTTCAATTGATTTTCTCCTTGTTCCTTTAGAAACAAAAAGACCACATGACTTTGTTTCACCGTTTTGTTTCAAGCGAAATAACGAATTGCAGACCCTCTTCCTAATACACGGtggaataatgaataaataaacgaATTACAGATTATAAGACGATAGATGATCTTTGCTTGAGTTCACTGCTCAttataacagtaaaataaaagtaataagcTCATTCGCTTCGAATGGCTTTCTAGCGCTTTTACAAAGaagctgttagcatgttaacgtTAGCAAACTAATGTTAGCCCAACAAAAGCCGTCTTAAAGTGTAGCTTAAGCTGCTCTTTCGGCCTAAATACCGGCTTCTTGGTGGTTATATACCGTTCAAATGCAAAAGATACTTACTCGGTGAAATGCAAAGAGTTCAAGAGCCGAAGCAGAAGATGCTAATGGTGTAAAAGTAGACACTTCGTTGAAAAGCAACGCGGACGACTTCCGGTAGgttccccccaaaaaatgaaCCGTGCAGAAACAAAGGTTTTATCGTTGTGGCCTAACCTGGTTTTACACGcttgaataatgaataatatgaTATCGAGATGTATATAATAAGGAGAGGCAGAGTACTGGTAATGGTGagaacaaatatataaaaatagagGGGAAAggttttgtcaaaataaaaaaaggaatcaGATTTCAAAGGAACACAGTAGTTTCAGTCATAGTTTTTCGGCTGGTTTTCCCTCAGGCGCTGACACACCAcgaatgctgttttttttgtgtttattcacttattttccAACAGTCCATTCTCTGTGGGTTAACAGGTTTGTCTGTGCCCACCAGTCTCGGTTGTGTGAGTGCTGTGCTGACGCTGCACACTGACCCACTCATTTTGCCACCAGCAATTGTATTCAGTTGAACATCATGTTGCAGCTAAACTGATGGTTTTACATCAACTGTTTTGCCAGACTTTTAAATGGATGCTTACTGATTTTTTGGGCTGTTGGGCACACTCGAACTagtgattgagaccataaaGTCATTAAGTAAATAATatctgaggtaataaatcaaatgagaaggagggtcattttctcatagacttccatacaatctgaTTTCTTTTGCAACCATTGCAGTCACCCCTTGTTGGCCAATAGAAAGAATTCAgcatttaaatacttttttaaataatttgatCCTTTGACCAACAGTCAGACTACTCATCTTGAATTACAGTCACTGTTGTAGTTGGCTGCATTAGCCATGGTGGTAACGTCAGGTGCTTTTGCAAAATAGCTCGGCACTGCTATCACTGCTAACTAACATTAGCTTGCTGCTCACAGCTTACATTTAGTACTGGTTGGATGTCATTTGATTTTGAAAGCTGTGATCATTTGACTCAATTTGTGCTCTCTTCGTGCACTTTTGGAGCTTGTCCAAGATTATTGGGAGGGTAATGTGACGTTACTCAGACTACTTCAAGATCACTAAATCACATACCTGATGAGATTAATATGGTATGAAGGATAACAGAGATAAGAGAGGAAGGTCCATTTATCACTCTGCACCATGGAGATGTACAGGGATAGAGATTTAATTTCTGATTAGGCGTCCTTGTAGAAACTACTTGAAGTGAGGTCAAAACAGTGAGAAATGGTGGTTGAGTGGTTAAGATGGGATATTGTCCTTATATAAAGGGGAACAATTAGAGCCTTAAGTAGTTTCCAtgcttttatgcttttattattGTGCAACAAATCCAGTTTTTCAAGGTAAAATAGGAAAAATAAGGGGTTCTTTGTAGTTTGAGGGATAAAATCTGTTTATCTCCAGCCCGTTGTCACGACAGAAGCTGAATGCACAATGGGGGCAGCAGACAGTTGAAAAGATGTGGGATTTGCATCAGAATGAGAGTAAAGATACAATTATATGCATGTCATTAGCTTTCTGACATCCGCTTGAAGGACTAGAAATACGATAGAAAAGGGGATGCAGTTAAAACAGCCTGTTACATCATGCAACTACTTTCTATTATAGTATCTCCATGTATgcatttaatttgttgttttaagatCAATTACTTTTGCAAATGTTCACATTCTGTTAATGTTTTCTCTAAATTGAACTCATTTGATTAGGATGATTGATTAAACTTGCATGTGTTGTACATCCTGGAatcatgtttttaaagggtttgacTGTCATATAGTCTGTAGAATATCTGCAACAGGCATGGCCTAAATAATGAGATTCAGCGCTGTATCTGTACTTACAGGGAATGTGATTTGAGATAACATGCAGTGCTTCTGATCTTGTGGTTATCTGTTTTGTATTGTCTCACATTGCTGTTCTGCTCTGAAGGCTCCAGAGAAAAAGCCAGAGGCCAaagtcttgttttatttttgccactGCGACAAGCGGCCTTGCTCAGGTCATAACCAAAGCCTTGAGTAAATTGGCTCATGACTGACCATAGCAGATGatcaatggagaaaataatgagTTTTTAGGAGCAAATAAACATAAACCTCAAACAGCAGGTGCAAGAAGGAGTGAAATTGTAGGTTCAGAGTCGTTCTAAATCCAATTTAATTCCTCCTGGCTTTGCTACTCCAGCAGCTCAGCACTGTCATAGAGAGGTGGTTTCCTCAGGCTATTTCACACCTTGATGAATGGCTTACCGTCTCTCATCATCTGACCTGAGAGGAACATTGCATTTTGCTGGTGTGGTTCAAAGCACATCAGGAGGGTGAGAGgaaaaagccagagagagaatcCCAGGTGAGGTCTGAAAATTAAAGTCATGGTCAGTCAAGTGCTGAGAAAACGGATGGGAAGTAagccagaaaaacaaaccagCCAGTTGGTCAAGCTAATGTATCAGTACATAAATGATTAGAGAAAGACTACTGAGTCCTGTAAAGCTGCCATCCACCTTACTGCCTTTTCTTCCGCCAATAAACCAGCCATCCAGCCAAAGCCATCAGCTTGACAGCTGACCAATGAGCTGGCTAAGTTTGTCCTTTGACCAGCCAGCCATTGCCGTTACAACCCTACAGGGTGAAGTGTGTTTTTACTACttctctctatcctcctctGATGCCTCGTGGTTGGGAATGGACATTTTAAGCAGCTGGTTTAAATCACTGGAAATACCGCTGACTCAATTTTTTCTTCTATCACTCAGCAGGACTGTGAGGCACAGGAGCCATAGAGTCAGGCAATatacccatccatccacctgaTTTCATTACAGTATCCTCCTGCTAGTGCTTTGCTTTGCAGTTCCCCAGTCTACTCACTAAAATATTGACAATCAAAGTTTAATTACCATGCCCCTGCGACTATTATTTTACCATAGGTGTATGTTCTGCAAAAGTGAGATAAAGCTACATCTATCTGGTTGTTGGCagagtgcaaaaaaaaatctagaggAAAGGAATGTACACTATATCTGTTCTTTTGAGTCAgttcttttaatttatttgagtgtatacacccacccacccacacacacacacacacaaacacacatctggtTGAGTGACGCTTCAATGCACTTCATAAATGTATATCCTTTTCAATCACAGTATCTTTCACAGATCTTGGAACAGTTACACACTTGAGTACTTTGCGTAAAAGTAGCTGTGATGTCATCCATGAACAAACATTCCACATTACCTGTTTTGCATTAATGAGCCACTGTCCACTGACACTTAAAAAAAAGGCCTGTTAATAATGGCCACTGTTACGGCTCTGGAATGGGAAGAAATGGGCCGCAGTATGACATTTCTGTAGGACCAAAATGTTCTTCAGTAATCACATGCAGACCCTACTTTTTCTACTCAAGAAGACAAAAGGTCATTAAACTCTGGTTTGGTTGATTAGCTTTCCAGACAGACGAGGGCAGCTCGACGATATCATGTCTGAATGAGACTGGCGTGTCTGTAAGGAGAGGGGACATTCAGCACCACTTGATAATAATCGGTATGACAAGGTTAATCATGCTGCCAGCTCCAATAACTTAATGCCTGGTTCCTTGATTGCCTCACAACAAGATAGAAATGAAGGTATGTACGTATGCACCCTCGCATTTCTGAGACCATGTTGATGATGGTTTCTCATACAGACACCAGTGTCGTTACCCATGCATGCACATTTTGTGACCCCACAGATCGTCTGGGCTGATAATATTCACACGTGACGTTTGTATTTTAGGTGAAAGAAATTCCTCAGTGTTTGGAAATAACCTTTGTAAATCAAGAACAGGTTTCAGTCCGTTCCTCTTTCACTTCCACTCGACACTGTAAATACATAGCACCATATGTCAAGTGAGTGGCCACTTGCTGAGTGAGGGGGCAGggtcacagaggagcagaggactgaaaatgaaacacaccTACTTCTTAATAAGGTCTAATAATTGAGAATAATACTTGATTTAAAATACTCAGAGTAGGACAGACTGAAGGATGGCAGATTTTCATATAAAACTCcttaaacattaaacacaggATGAAATTCAGAATTgcttaaaatgatttaatataaTACTTCATATTCCAAGACACATGTACTTTCTGAGTTGACATGATTGCTCCCACACTCCCTCAGCCCTCCACTTGCCAATCTCCAAGTCCATTCGAGTTTTCAATAGTTTTCAAGAGATTTCCATTTCAGGAAAAGCactgatgaaaaaaacaacacatggcATATGGCATATTTAGACTGTAAATTTTAAATTGGaacagagccatcattaatgttattagctATACCTGTGCTTTCAATGCAATGTAGAatcatgtgttgtttttacattacaGTTTTCATTTAGTAATGAATTGTACTTTTAGGAGGTGACAAGTAATTGGTGGGCAAAAAGCTCCTGCCTCATACTGACGGATGCTGGATTTGATTTATGTCTTCCCCAGCCATTGTGGaacgataataataattcatttttattgtttgttattTGTCCTGTACAGAGAAGAAAAGCTGTGCCGGGTTTCAGGGTGAGACTGGAGGACATTGAATAATTGGAAAAAAGACCAAACCACAATGCAGATCAAATTTTATTCagatgcaagaaaaaaaaaggcattcaGTGAGATTTCGAGTTACATTTTATTCCACTGACAATGCACTGATTAACagtaaaattatatatattgtgtCCATAAAGTAGAAATTATCATCTCTACATTAGATTACAATAAATGCTATTTCAAGACAAGAATACAAGTTAAGTCATGAGAGTCATAAGTCATGTAAACAAGcggaaaaaaagagacaagtCTGACGGCGCCATGTGAATAGGTCACTGACATTATTCACAGCTATATTGTGTCTGCTGCATCAAGTGCTGCCTGCTGCAAAATGTGTCTTAATGGTACATATTACACTAATGCCAAATATCACATTATTGCCCCAGACATTTTAGGTTATGTTATGTGTATTTTCTTCATCCCATGATGAATAAATATCATTACCTTGACTGTCGGTTTGCGAAGTCCCACCCCCACCTCAACCACTACACCTGTCAAGCTCAAACTTGTTTTGTGTCAcaaatttctgtttattttccaaaCAACAGCCCCTTCATTTAATAAGACGGAGACAAAAGCAGCGTCTTAGCAGCAACCGTTGATATTGTGAGCTGTAATGACACAGTGGCTGGTAGATTTTTAGCTGCCGTAGCTAGCCAGCTAAATAAAATAGCTCAATGAGATGGTGGAAAACATCTAGCTAACTCCTTTTAAAAGGAGAATTGTAAACTGTAAATGGGGTCTTCCAGGCAATACATGATACTGTGCTAAAAGCCTTAGGCTAATGCTGCTGGTCTCCAAGGCAGAAATTCAGCATCTTCACTTGTTA
It includes:
- the sf3b5 gene encoding splicing factor 3B subunit 5 — encoded protein: MTDRYNIHSQLEHLQSKYIGTGHADTSKWEWLVNQHRDSYCSYMGHFDLLNYFSIAENESKARVRFNLMEKMLQPCGPPADKPDDA